In Actinomycetota bacterium, the DNA window AGGCTGGGGATGAATCAATCGGAAGGCCGGCGTAGTCTGAGTCTTACATAATATGCTGTAGGTTATCTGGGGCCTTGTCCCCCAACCGGGGGTCACCCGATAGTAGCTTCCGAGCTGTTCCGCCTGTGGCGGCCTTGGCAGACATGGGCGGAGTGGTTACCGATAGCGAAGAAGAGGGGGTCCCCCCACCTCCTTAGGGAGATGGGAAGGAGGCATGGGCATGGTGCGTCTTATGAAGCGGCTTGCGATCGCGGCTGGTTCGCTGCTGACACTGGTGATCGCGGGCGGCGCTCATTTCCGGAACTGAAGTCAGTCGGCGAAGGCTGCCTTTGAGGGGAACTTAAGGGCTCGGTGGATCTTTTCTAGGTCCCAAAACTTGCTGCCTGGTGTATGGCTGAGTGCAGACGGGCAGTAGGGAGAGCCTTTTCAGGGGTTGGCTCGCATCTCAATGGAAGGAAAGATCCCCACGATCTGGGTTCCCTTGCCGGGCCTTGAGTTGACGTCGAGGACCCCGCCCGCGAGGTAGGCCCGTTCCTTCATCATCTCCAGGCCAAAGTTCTGGTCCGGATCGACTGCTTCGGGCGAAAAGCCCAAGCCGTCGTCTGTTACGAGTAGCCCCACGTGCTCTCCGTCTTGGAAGAGCCGGACCTGGATCAAGGACCCTCGTGAGTGGCGAGTGGCGTTCTGCAAAGCCTCCCGCGCGATCTGGTAGAGGAGAAGCTGAACTTCGGGCGTTCCTCCCGTCTCCTCGATGTGCGCCTCTATCCGCCCTCCCCAACTCCCGGCGAGGTCGTCGACCAGCAGGCGAAGCGTGGAGGCGAGGCCGCCTACGCCCAACTCACTTCGCCGCAGATCTCTGATCACCTCTCGGAGCACGGAACGGGCGCGTTGGTTGGCCTGCAGAAGCCTCGGGATGTCGTCTTCGAGCGCGAGAAGACGCCCGGATTTCAGTTCCTCCCTGATCACCTCGGCGTGAAGGGTCGCGTTGTAGAGGGCCTGCTGAACATCGTCGTGGAGGGCAGAGGCAATGCGAGCTCGCTCGTCGTGCCGCTCTTCGGCAATTTTTACCGTCATGTCAGTCAGGGCGCGATGCGCTCGGCGAATCTCCGAGACTTGGGCCTCCAGCCGCTTTCCATACGTGAACACTTGCCGAGCCAAGACGAGCGGGACAAGAAACTCCGCGAGAGCCCATGCTCCAGCACCCTGATAGGCGCTTACCAGAACAACAGCTAGAAGCCCGAAGCCCAGGTACATCATTCCGAACGGCAGAGTCGGGCCGAACTTCATCTCGAGGAGGACGCGGCGCCAAGGACTTCCCCTCTTGAACCCTGCTGCAGCCGCTGCGAGTGGAGCGTTCACCAATACGTCCGCGATGAGTCCGAGAAACGCGGGGGCGAGCAAGAATGGCCAAGACCTGCCCTCACCACCCGCGAGTGAGAACACATAGCCGGCCCCGACCACACTGAGCGAGACTCGAGCGTGGTTGAAGAGGGCATTCAGCAGGGACACGCTTCGTTTGAGTTCCCGAGCGTCGAACGCGCCCAACAGCGCCATCAGACCTCCGACGGTCGGGCCAAAGACGTAGGCGGCGGCAAGGAGAACAGGCAAATCGAACGTCAGCTCGATCTCCCGGCCAAATGAAACCGATGACAAGCTTGCGGTGACGGCAAGGGCAGTCCAGACAGCGAACACGGCCGGGTTGACGCTCAGTGGGTGGTCTCGAAGAGCGAGGCTGCCGACGAGCGTCACCGCCGCCACCGCTATCGTGCACCAGGCGAGG includes these proteins:
- a CDS encoding histidine kinase, which produces MTLVGSLALRDHPLSVNPAVFAVWTALAVTASLSSVSFGREIELTFDLPVLLAAAYVFGPTVGGLMALLGAFDARELKRSVSLLNALFNHARVSLSVVGAGYVFSLAGGEGRSWPFLLAPAFLGLIADVLVNAPLAAAAAGFKRGSPWRRVLLEMKFGPTLPFGMMYLGFGLLAVVLVSAYQGAGAWALAEFLVPLVLARQVFTYGKRLEAQVSEIRRAHRALTDMTVKIAEERHDERARIASALHDDVQQALYNATLHAEVIREELKSGRLLALEDDIPRLLQANQRARSVLREVIRDLRRSELGVGGLASTLRLLVDDLAGSWGGRIEAHIEETGGTPEVQLLLYQIAREALQNATRHSRGSLIQVRLFQDGEHVGLLVTDDGLGFSPEAVDPDQNFGLEMMKERAYLAGGVLDVNSRPGKGTQIVGIFPSIEMRANP